A region of Ornithodoros turicata isolate Travis chromosome 5, ASM3712646v1, whole genome shotgun sequence DNA encodes the following proteins:
- the LOC135395666 gene encoding uncharacterized protein K02A2.6-like yields MNHARLGEFTAGSDWTSWRERLEFLFEANDVRDAAKKRALLFTCIGEETYNKVRDLLHPLSPSQVPYHEIMDKLNLHFETGPSELLGRWRYHKRDERPQKSISEYVDALRALAKDCNFGTLYAGTSQTVGTSPAATPSTSRATEPEASTTTTPSTVGTPATTTLPLEIMLRDRFICGLRDVHVQQRLLSERSITFQKAFDIAKAMESTVQQQSSMRSTEGNKVLNTTTKQRNSKTGTKQTSGCYRCNGDHNAQNCRFRKSVCNFCKKTGHIENACISKKRQQSGKTTDHDNTRQSQQHRQTNCIEATETEAWADLFSLHTSSQATNCYTIEVTLNNRPCVFEVDSGASFSIISEETFHHLWNNDRPTLHSPTFDLKTWTGTPLQVRGKARVHVKLQRTEAELDLYVVAGCGVSLLGRDWFEPLGISVTGINTVAATECQALLDEFKEVFQGNMTGHEGNPIHIDVERNTAPKFLKSRTVPLALRHDVDKELSKLEHQGIIEPVSPSLWATPLVTVRKQDGTLRLCGDYRSTVNVAVAKAAYPLPTVDDMLSIVQGGKIFSKLDLQQAYQQLRVDKPTSELLTLNTPKGLFRVTRLPFGVSVAPIIFQRYMDTLLSGLEGVGAY; encoded by the coding sequence ATGAACCACGCAAGACTTGGAGAATTCACTGCCGGCTCAGACTGGACATCATGGCGTGAACGTCTCGAGTTTCTATTCGAGGCAAATGACGTACGGGACGCAGCAAAGAAGCGTGCGTTGCTTTTCACTTGCATCGGAGAAGAAACCTACAACAAGGTTCGGGATCTCCTACATCCGTTATCGCCATCACAGGTACCCTATCATGAAATTATGGACAAATTAAATCTCCATTTCGAGACGGGACCTTCCGAACTGCTAGGCCGATGGCGTTACCACAAGAGGGATGAAAGACCCCAGAAAAGCATTTCAGAATACGTGGATGCCTTGAGAGCTCTCGCCAAGGACTGCAACTTTGGCACCTTGTACGCTGGAACATCGCAGACTGTTGGTACATCACCGGCTGCAACGCCATCCACGTCACGCGCAACCGAGCCAGAGGCATCAACCACAACGACTCCTTCTACTGTCGGAACTCCTGCAACCACGACTCTTCCACTGGAGATAATGTTGCGGGATCGATTCATCTGTGGGCTACGTGACGTCCACGTACAGCAGCGATTACTCTCAGAACGGAGTATCACTTTTCAAAAAGCTTTTGACATCGCAAAAGCTATGGAGTCGACAGTCCAGCAACAGTCAAGCATGCGTAGTACGGAAGGCAACAAGGTTCTCAACACGACGACAAAGCAACGGAATTCAAAGACGGGGACCAAACAAACTTCCGGTTGTTACCGTTGTAATGGAGATCACAATGCTCAGAACTGCCGATTTCGGAAGTCAGTCTGTAATTTTTGTAAGAAAACTGGACATATTGAAAACGCTTGCATCAGTAAGAAGCGGCAGCAGTCTGGTAAGACTACTGATCACGATAACACTCGCCAGTCTCAACAACACCGGCAAACGAACTGCATTGAGGCTACAGAGACTGAGGCGTGGGCAGACCTTTTCTCACTACACACCTCAAGTCAAGCAACGAATTGTTACACCATAGAGGTAACGTTAAACAACCGCCCTTGCGTTTTCGAGGTGGACTCGGGAGCATCATTCTCCATCATAAGCGAAGAAACATTTCACCACCTCTGGAATAATGACAGGCCTACTTTGCACAGCCCAACTTTTGACCTAAAGACGTGGACGGGTACTCCACTACAGGTACGAGGCAAAGCGAGAGTGCACGTCAAGCTACAGCGCACAGAGGCTGAACTGGATCTCTACGTCGTAGCTGGTTGCGGCGTAAGCCTTCTTGGACGGGACTGGTTCGAACCTCTGGGAATTTCAGTGACTGGGATTAATACAGTCGCCGCAACAGAGTGTCAAGCCTTGCTGGACGAGTTCAAGGAAGTATTCCAGGGCAACATGACTGGACATGAAGGAAATCCTATACATATTGACGTAGAGCGGAACACTGCTCCGAAATTCCTGAAGAGTCGCACCGTGCCGTTAGCATTAAGACATGACGTCGACAAAGAGCTTAGCAAGCTTGAGCATCAAGGAATCATCGAACCTGTTTCACCTTCGCTCTGGGCTACGCCTCTTGTAACTGTGCGCAAACAGGACGGCACACTTCGATTGTGTGGTGATTACAGAAGTACTGTAAATGTGGCTGTGGCGAAAGCTGCATACCCACTACCGACAGTAGACGACATGCTCAGTATCGTCCAGGGGGGCAAGATATTTTCGAAGCTAGATCTTCAACAGGCCTACCAGCAGCTTCGGGTGGACAAACCCACGTCAGAGCTGCTTACGTTGAACACACCCAAAGGACTCTTCCGGGTCACTCGCTTACCTTTTGGTGTATCCGTGGCTCCGATCATCTTTCAAAGATACATGGACACGCTACTCTCTGGATTAGAGGGCGTCGGAGCCTACTAG